From the genome of Kluyveromyces lactis strain NRRL Y-1140 chromosome F complete sequence:
TTTTCATTAGAGCCAATAGTGTCACAGATAGAAAGATCTTCTTAGATAATACTTGCATCTCTAAAACTGATGTCAAACTAAAGTCTTTCCCATTCACTACGATGCGCCCATCCTCAAATGAACTAAGGCGTGCCTGGGTTCAATTGACGTATTTATCGATAACGGACAAACCTCAACCAAAAGTCAAAAAATTGCAAACTgatcattcaaagaacaaaccTAGGAAACTTACAAATTCTCCAACACCAGTGCCTCTGAAGACAGAAGATGAACAACATACCGAAAAGCTAATCtcatttattcaaaagagtAAGGCGCCGCTGTTAATATCGtatatcaagaaaaacaaTCTTGATGTCAATATTACTTTGCAACCCTCTTCTGAATATCATCACACACCAACAATGCTACATTATGCATCATCTCACGGCTTGAAACACATGGTATTGGTGTTGTTGTCCACTTTAAAAGCAGATCCTACAATTACTAACAATGTTGGAAAAACAGCGTGGGATCTGGCGAGTGACACCATGGTCAAGGAAACCTTCCAGTTGGCGCGTTATAATTTAGGAGAAAGCTTCACGGATTGGGAGCAAAGTCATGTTAGTGGAGCATTATCGGCTGAACAGATAGATGAAAGGCACAAGAAGATAGCACTcgaagaagagaaagaaaagaaagacttgatagaaaaagaattgcAGGCGGCAAAggaaagaatcaaagaggaaaaagatGCTAAAAGAGGTCCCGGAATGAAACTTGGCGCCGCATCCTCTAACGTTCAAATAAATTTGAACTCTTTAACTGATGATCAACGGATGAGATTGATGAGAGAGCAGCGAGCTCGTGCAGCTGAAGCgagaatgaaaagatttTCTGGTAACTAGATGCAAGTATAAATAGTAACATATATAACTTTTACACGGAGTCTTTTACCAAAGCATAAGTGATGTACTGTCGTGCATCATCAAAGACGTTATTCATAGCTTCGTCAATTAAGTCATTAGTCTTTTGTGGATCAATATGTTTGTATCCCAATAGGCATTTTCTCATGATTTCTGactttgttccatttcGAAGTATCTCCTCCTTCTCTATAATTTTTTGGGCTTCTAGAGCATTGATCCAAATTGAAGCAGGAGGATTGTTTGATGGAGTCGCAGCAGCCTGGTATTCTGGCTGGGCGTTGGCTTCATCAGTACCCGttatctcttcttcttcaagcACTTCTACTTCACCAGAACAATTACAAATTAAGTCGTGGGTATTGGATAAAGTGGACAAATTAATGGTAAACAAGTCCTTCAACTCTTCCTGCTGAAaaagatcatcatcattttttgATTGATCTGTGGCACTGTCCAAGAACTTTTTAGAAAGCGCTATTTTCATTAACTGTCTTTGAAGTATCTTCTCATCAATACATCCGGTTGTCACAAGTCTATAAATGAAACATGGCCTTCTCTGACCATCGCGATGAATTCTTGACATGGCCTGTAAATCAATGGATGGGTTCCAATCATTATCGAATAATACAAGTCTTGATGCACCGATTAAGTTTAGTCCCACACCGCCTGACTTCGCActtaaaaggaaaacaaaaatagaTGGATCATTATTGAAGGATGTCACAATCTGATCACGGGTTTTGGTTGCTGTACTTCCATCTAATCGTGCAGAAGTGTACCCTTCTGAACTACAATGTCCCTCAATGATGTCTAGGGTTTGCGtgtaatttgaaatcactACTACTTTCTCGTCAGTCTTGGTTTTCAACTCATgtaataatgaaagaagtaTTCTAAGTTTCCCCGAGGTGAATTTTCCAGAGGTACTAGAAGTCTGAACTTGACTAAGCCTTTCTTCATAGTATGGATCTGTTTTGATCAAGCGGGTGGAATTGCAgatttttttgaatagaGTAATCAACCCCAATGAAGAGTTGAATGTCATGTTGCTGAAATTTAGCTGCCCTTCGGTTAAAATCTTGTGAAAAGCCTCTACTTGTTCAGCGGTAGGTTTGCAAAATATAATGAGATCAGTTCTCGGTGGTAAATATTGTTGTAAAATTTCATTGGTTCTTCTTAAGATAAACCGTTTCGTTATCTCAATTAATTGATCGGATCTCAGAAGTCCTTGTTCTACCAGagtttgattttgtttaGCATTGACATCCCTGGATCTGGCGATAGGTAAAATATATTCCCTTTTAAACCTTCCGAAAGATCCTAAAATCCCAGGATTGATAAAATCAATTATTGTATAGAACTCTTCAAGATCATTTTGAATAGGTGTCCCACTCAAtacaattttcttctcaaTATCTAATGATTGCAAAACCTTCAAGATCTTAGAatctttattcttcaatctATGTCCTTCATCACAGATAACAAGATCAAGGTTTCTCTTCTCATTCTGTAGTTCATCCTTGATACTGAGGAGTTTTTCATAACCAACAATCAAAACCTGATAAGTTCGGGGAACTTTTAGGAAGCTTCTCACTTGAGCCTTATCCTCTGTTGGAGAGTTCCTACTGTGTAAGGTCAACACTCCAATTCTATTCATAGGCAACCATTTTTTGAACTCCTTCTTCCAATTACCGATTAAAGTGACAGGACATACAATGAGGACCTTCGATATCTCTCCAGCGAGAGTTACTCCTCTCTGGTTTATTATAGTCGGATAAGGTGTTTGTTTCAAGAGTGTCCAAATTAGCGTAATTGTCATCAACGTCTTTCCGAGCCCCATCTCATCTGCTAGTAAACATCCTTTTATGTCATCATCTCTCTCGAGAATCATGCTTTCGTCACCTTTTGTATGTACCATGTTCATTACGCAGTCATAGAGAAATTTGACACCTTCGCGCTGGTGTGGTCTTAGTGTCTTCGACAATAGCGGGTCAACAATAACACTCACTTTATGATTCTCCGTTTTGTTCATGATCAATGGATCTTTAATGGAAACTGGATCAAACAACGGCGAATAAGTTATCTGCCCAATTAGTTCTTGACTCAGCGGTGGTAGAGCAGATTTGACAGTTGGTTGATCTACTAGTTGTTTCTGTGCTGGAGGCACTTTAGGCTCTCCGTTTAGGTGTTTTCTCAGGggtttgaatttggtcGTTATTTTCGGTATGAATGTCTGTATTGGTGGCTTACTTTCTATGGTTGCTTTATGCTTCTTGGCGACTGGAATATCCGTTATTCCAAGTGTATGACTGACTTTGATTTTACATATGTCTTGCACAGAGCttaattcttcttgatcgCTTATTCTATAATCGATTTGAAACTCGGTAGATCCGATTCTCCATATGGTCTCATATAAATCCCTATCCTTGATTGGAACTGATCCTAAAGAGACACCAGCTTCGTTGTAAAACTTCAATTTATCGTCGCTTGTCATATTGGCGTATCCATCACCATCCCAcgtcttgttcttcttatttGTAACCCTTCTGTAATTTGCTGTAAATAAAGAAACCTCCTGTGATGACTTAGACACACCAACTGGTGCATTTACGCTggttttcaaactttttgGGCCGGCATACGTTAGTTTCACAGTTTCAGAGCTGGTATTGGTAATTTTAGTATGTGAATGATGAGACTTTGGCCGAAGGCCGGTGTGTATCTGCTCAGAAAGGGTATCTCTTCCAGGTCTACCTACCATGCGTGGACGTTTGAAAGGTTTATTGACATAATGATTCATTTATTTGTACTTTGTCGCTCTTTTCCACTGAAGTAAATGCTTTGATACCAGATGGGGAGCGTACTATTGCCTGTGTTATGCGATGTGATGTATGTTGTTTACGTTTAAGATCTATATTGACATTATGCATATTAAAACGCGAATCTTGACGTGAGCGCTATGAGGGTAACAGTAACAACTCATATTTGCGTCTGCTCCCTTGGTTAAAGATCTTTGTAATAGCAATGACAGGAGTTGATACAAAAGGCCTCAATGGTGGGTAAGCTTCTCTACCCGTTAACATGCATTACTTCTCTTTCTACAAACTCATCCCCAACATATCACCAATCAAAGGACCAATACGATTCTGAATCTCAAAACAATAAGAAATTGGTTCCTTGGCCCAGTTGGTTAAGGCACCGTGCTAATAACGCGGGGATCAGCGGTTCGATCCCGCTAGGAACCATtcttttttggttttttttaCTCCTTCTTGTTCTACGGTATTTCCCGTTAGTTGACAATGCTTTAGTTCAAAGTTCAATCATTAATATCTCTGTCCAAATAACCTGGTTGTACTGCCAATTGACCGGAGACATTATGTTACTCTTACGTATCTTTTCCTGTATCTGTTCTATATGTGAACCCCATACCCTGGAAGCCaacatttcaaatttgaaaaatgcgTAATATTGCAATATGTAACCCAGTTCACTAAAACATTGATACATGGAGATTGAAGACAAACAATTCAACAATAGCTAACTACTTATAATGTCTGAAAGTGAGGAGTACCACATTTCTGAAGCCGTTGataatgttgaagaaagtgGCTTTCAATTGGCCgaagaaaccaaaatcTTGCGTGATACATTGGATCTattgttgaacaaatcGATAGAACAACGAAGGATTTGTGAAGAATTAAAACAGGAGAATAAATATTTACAGGACTATATTGACAATATGATGGAAATGGGTGATGTGTTGAATAAATGATTGCTGCTTTTCGAATCTTTCCCTTGGCAttaatctcttcttcaattttcaaagcTGCTGTCATCCGTCGACACCACAGAAGATAAAAGCTAATCATCATGTATGGTAATTTTTGTGTGCAACTTCCATGATGCTTTCTTAAAGTCTATATGGATAGCGTTCATTCAGGACCCCAAACAATAGATCTAAGTGCCTATTATATCGATCATGAGTGTTGctttaaatgaaaatgcAGGACCATACTCGGCTGCGGCAACGCAATTCGAGAAAGTCATTAAAGTTTTAAAACCTCcatcattgaaagagcAAGCGGTGAACTCAAGGAATGTCAAGAGTAAGCTTGATCGTGAAACGCAGGGGCTAATTGACTATATCAGAACTCCGGAACCAGCGCTTGTGAGAGAAGGTCATACTTCCAAAGTTCTTGTTAAACCTCACGACCTTTCTCCATTGGACAAAAGTTCAGCTTCCGCGCCCGAGAttgtttcttcattcaTCCCTCCAGCAGAAAATATTGCGAATGAGAGTCGATTGATACATGTGGACGTACCGGCTCGTTTTAGTGACGTCCCTCCATTGTTACCTGATGACGCACCTTTGGATTTGCGATGTTTGGGGGGTAGACCTGCGCCAGGGTTTGACATAGGACCCTTGAAGGTTGACTATTGCGAAAATGGACTATATGAGAATGAAACTATCAGGATGGAATGGAAAATGCAGCAGATACTATCATGCGAGTTTGACGATAGGAAACAGTTTCCTGCATTTGCAAAGGAAATGGAATTACGCGAGAAGATAAGTCAATCTAAATGGTATCACTATCCCTTATATTATGCGCTAGGAATTGATAGTACTGGACTTTTCCAGTTGAAAGATGAGTTTGACTGGTACCAAAAGCATCCATGGTCTGCTTTTGATCAGATTGAGTCCGActttttggatttggaattagaagaaaatgatacTGCAAACACTTCAAACTCTGGTTTTACTACTGACGATGGAGATTTGACACTTCCAATTTCAGAAACATCGGAACGGTCACTTGACCGTTATTTACCCTGATAGATATATAATTTGTCTACCATGTATGTAGATGTATTTATATGTATACTCTGTTAcatattcaattcaacgTTTTAAATCTCAAATTTGCTTGAGTGCCAATCTGGAACTCGACCATTTTGTTCGTACTCAGATTTGGCAATTTCTAAGTTATCAAGAAGACCCTTCATCAAGTTATTCCAAGTATAGATCGACGTTCCGATCCAGGGTCCCATTCCAGCAACAACGTTTTTTTGTTCCACAATGCAGTTCTCCACTTGACTACTGTCAGTATTGAGCACAATCTGCTCAGATATGTGTTTAAAGATATCTATGGGTAGCTTAGATAACACATTGTCCATCAGAACTGACAAGGGTatttcgtcatcatcattagaGTCCGCTGAATTTTGGtagaaaatatcaacattGTCGCTTCCTAATTTACTTGACCTACTATATGAATCCAAAATTCTCCCATCAAAGATAGGAATGAGCTCTGTATTCTTTGAGTTTACCTCAATATAAAGTCCGTTCCTAATTCCTGCTCCAATAAATGCAGCAAGGCAATTCGGCACAAAACAGATAGAGTTCACCTTAAGTCTTCCAAATAAAACCTTGCATAGCCTTTGTTTTCTGAGTATCGACAACCAAAGAGGTTCAGATATCACTATTTTAACGCCTTTACTATTATACATCAGGATATCATGGAACCAACTCCTACACATGGTATGTACCTGTATATCATCGTCTAGCCAATCTATGGTTCTCTGTATTGTACCAACGAAGTTAAAGTCTCCTGCATAGCCAATCTCTACTCGGGTATCTCCTATATTAACAACAATCACGACAGTCATAGCATTGTTTTTGATTGAATACTTTTTATTGAATCATCTACCATTCAGGAGACAAGCAATCTTCGTTTGTTGCTGATATCTTTTGTCCATGTACGGTGGATTAAAAGATGCTCTTAAGGAAATCAACCTTAAAtatagaaaaagaacttcaaTATTCGACATATTCTAACCAATGTACAAGCAATTAACGGAGCttaaaaagagaaagagaacCGTCAAGAAATCTCCGAGCATCACCACTGATCACTCAAAATGGGACTTATTATATCTTTACCAGTTCAGATGGCAGCTACTTGCTTCTCTTCGATGTTGGGGTCTTGCTGctcatcatctttatcCTCTTTAGGGACACttacttcttcttccttaaTGACTCGTATCACATATGCGTTATGGTTGCTCGTTAATTCTGTTATATCATGGGTATCGATGTCCACGAATAAATCTATATTATGGCCTGATAAGTCATGCACAAGCACAGGGGAGTGTGGGTTCTTTACCGTTCATAGGTTGAATTTTGCGTTGGGAATGATGCATATCATTTTGGCATTTATCATGATAAATATAAAGTCTACTGCGGATGCAAGAGCAAAGTTACAGAACGGAGCATGGAGTTTCAAGTtcattttttatttattacTCATTCTATTTGCTTATTGGATCCCAAATGAATTCTACATCTGGTTTTCCAAATGGGTCAGTGTACCCAGTGGATTCGTGTTTATCTTGATCGGGCTTGTGCTATTAGTTGACTTCGCCCATGAATGGGCAGAGACCTGTATACAGAATGTGGAACTAGAAGATGAAAGATCCAGCTTATGGCGAAAATTATTGATCGGTAGCACCAGTTTAATGTACATCGGAAGTGCTGTCATGATGGTTGTGATGTTCACTTTATTCTGTCACGACGGATGTGATATGAACAGATCAAGTGCAACTATAAACGTCGCATTATCTGTTATCGTGTCACTAGCCTCGATACATCCAAGGGTACAAGAGTTCAATCCAAAATGTGGACTTGCGCAAAGTTCTATGGTATCAGTATATTGCACTTACTTAACAATGAGTGCTATGGCAAGTGAACCAGACGATAAATTTTGCAATCCATTAGTTCGTACAAGTAACACCAGAAAGTTCAGTACCGTTCTAGGTGCACTGTTCACTTTTATCGCAATCGCATATACGACAACCAGAGCTGCAGCAAACAACGCACTAAGAGGTAGTAGCGGAGCGATTTCTTTAtacgatgatgatgttgaatACTCCGGGATAGGAGAGACACGTAATCAACTGAGGTTGCAAGCGATCAAACAAGCAGTTGAGGAGGGTGCTTTGCCCCAATCCGCCTTGCTTGATTATGAAGCTGAGCAGCAAAGAATGCATGTCAATGATTCTGGTAGGGaagatggtgatgatgatgaattcaaTGTAACAAAATACAATTACTCGttgtttcatttcattttctttttagCTACGCAATGGATTGTGATCCTATTGACTATAAATGTTACACAAGATGATGTTGGAGATTTTATTCCTGTTGGCAGGACATACTTTTATTCATGGGTTAAAATCATAAGTGCTTGGATTTGTTATGGTTTATACGGCTGGACCTTATTCGCACCCATTGTCATGCcagaaagatttgaatatgaCTATTAGAAAACACCTATCGAAGTGGTAAGGGAAATGGATGTGTGTCACTTGTTTATAGAGTTGTACTATTCTGTTCGTAAAAACGTTCTATCGATAGAAAGTATGTCTTTCTTACGAGCCACCCATAGTGGCTTATTCATCAGAATCCATTATTCCACGCTCACCAATGACATAAACGCACTCCTTTTCCGGCATATCAGGCGAATCTTGTAATTTCGCGACCCTTTCGTCACCTCTACCTTTTCTCAATAATATTCTTGTCGCACTTGCATGGGCTAAGACATGTCCTCCGACAGGTTTCCTACCATCGGCACTAGCAAACAAGGCAGAAGCACCGGGATCACTTTGAACTTGGTTGGTCATGAAAACTGCGATATTGTTCTCCTCAGCGATACGATTCAATCTAGAAAGATGTTGGTTTAGTTTTTGCTGACGCTCGTTCAATTCCCCACGGCCTGAATAATCAACTCTGAAATTGGCCATAATTGAGTCTACTATTAATAGTCTATATTCTCCTGAAGAGAGTTCCTCGCCAAGCTGTTCAAGTAACTCCATCTGATGCTCACTATTGAGTGCCCTGGCGTACGAGATATTTTCAAGGCACACTTCGGGATCCAAATCATACCCTTGTGCTATCTGCTTGATTCTTTCTGGTCTGAAAGTACCCTCTGTATCAATATATGCAACCTTACCCTCAGGTCCATTTAGTTCTTTTGGTAATTGAGCTGTCACGCATAACGTATGGGATAATTGAGTCTTACCGCACCTAAACTCCCCAAACACCTCAGTTATGGACATTGTCATTATTCCTCCTCCTAGTACAGAATCGAATTGTTTCGACCCGGTAGAGATAGACATAACTGCTTGACGAATCTGCCATTGCAGAGTTGCTGGAATAAAGCCAATGGTGATGATTTTATTGGCAGCttctttaatcttttctaCCTTCACTTCCGATAACCCTCTAACTTTACACAAATTCCTTCTGGTCGTCGACAAACAAGTGTTAACGGTAAATATACCAGCAGTCTTCAATTTAGTTATATCAGACGCGTTAATTCCGAAGTTTTGTAACTCATCAATATTGACCACATTGGTTTTAGTTTCTGTCTCTGTAGACATGACAGCTTAAATAGAAATGGAATGGGACGTTTCAAGTAGAATGAAATGCAAAGTTATTGGTTTTTAGGATCACCTTCTCGCTCCTAGTTATGTGCACTAGATATCTCGCTATGTCATATTCATTGGTAGTTGGGTTTGTTGATTTGGTTTCTGACTCCAAATCCTTTTTATACTAAAATCTAATTAGCCGCCATCATTTTGAACGTTTTGATAATCCTTCCGAAGCAAACACACTAATAGTAGAAGAACTAATGACAAAGTTGAGAGCTTGAGTTCTATTATGATTTTGCTAGTGTACAGATCTACAAGATACTTAGAAGTTGCTATTTATACATTGTTTTTGTTGCAATTGGTTGGTAAGAATAAAGACTCATAAGAACAAGACTCTTGGGCTACCGAAATCAAACGAGTATTGAATATAATATGAACTGGTGTATCAATGTAGAGTTATTGTGTGCAGATGCGAAAAGGGTGTTTGTGTATGAAATAGAATTTGTTATCTGTTGAAGTAgttctatcaaagaaggTAGTTAATACTGGTAATGAATAAATTagaatttcattttccatGGTTGAGTTTCTCTGATCTTCAAACCAAATCTCTTATCCTCGGACAATTGAGCCAGTTTGAATATACCTGCAACGATATTGCTTGCAGTATCCATAGAGTAAACAGAATGAACCCAGTTAGATTTTAGGTTTCCGCTGATTCTTAGCAACTCTTCATCACAGATGGCTACAGTGACACATTGACGGACCACAGGAACTGGCGTAGAGTGTTTTTTTAGCAAGGATTTCAACTGTAGGTTGGACAAACCTAGTTTAGGTAGAGGAAGCTCGAAACCTGGGTATAAACCTTTATTCTTTGCCATGGCGTCATAACTTGACACACCGGATGGGTTTGTTAGATCCAAGATCTTAGCCCAAGGAACGTGTTTTACGATGGTGACATCTCTGTCGATTGTTAGGTAGTTGTTAGAAATTTCAGAAAGACCTAATCTGAATGGCTTGATTTCTTGCTTGATGGTTTCGAAATCAGGCTCCTGTACGTCCAATGGGAAAGAATCAGCGATATGAGCTAATTTGGTAGGGTATACACCTTGTTTATCCAATCTGGTCAACACTTGTCTAGCAGCTCTTAACTTTAGAACATGGctctttgaaaaatcacGGCAGATGGCACCTGGTCTAGCCACCACATCAGAGGATTCAGATTTACCGGAGAATTGATCGACAGTGTGTAAAGTGATCAAACCTGGCTCCAATCCTTGCAATGGAGCCAACTTCAAATCGATCATGTAAACTTCACCCTTGACAACGGTAAAATCATCTGTTGGGACCACGGTATCTTCGGTGATAAATGGGTTCTTACGCTTGACATCAACAGCAGTTTCATTGACGGTTCTAGCAAGCATAGCAGCTTCCTGATGAGACTCAGTCCAAATGACACCTTTGAAGTCTCTTTCGACAATGATATTTTCGTTTTGACCAGAAAGgaatcttttgattcttctgaTACGAGAACCAGGCACAACGCAACAATTATAAGATTGAGCAATGGTGTCAACTACGGTCCTAATCAAGGAACCAGTGACCTTCGTAGCGTTGAAATCAGCTGGAAGTTTGGTCAAATCGTTTGCAGCAGCTAATAAGTTAGTGACGGACTCAACAGCGATATGGGTGGCAGCTAGAGCATCAGCTTTACCACCTAGCAAAGCAGCTTCAGGTAGCAATTTTCCAGATTGGGCATCCTGAACGGTTGGGTAAATGACCACGGTGTGGGACACGTTACAAGTGTACCCATCGATGTGACAACCCAAAGTGATCTTAGCGACATCACCAACTTTCAAAAACCCAGACAAACTAGAAGTAACACCGTTACATAGCTCGATCGATTTGGTAGATCTAGATTTTTGGTTCCAACGGGACAAGTTTTCGATGTCATCCACTTCAGGACACCAGTTCTCGTTTATTTCATCGATATCAATACAAGTTGGCATTGAGATTCCCTTCTCGTTAACCTTATTGTTGAACTTAGTACTTAAACAATCGGCTATGAACGAATCAGTCAATAAACAAAGTTGATGAATCGGTAGCGGCTCCATAGACTTCTCATGATACATCTTATTGATCAAACTGatcaaaaagtttaaaGCAGTCTGAGCAATTTGACCTGCAGTTCtatatttctcaattgtTGGTTCGATCAATACATTCttatctttcaataacACCTGAGTGTCTTCCTTTGAGATTTGTAACGCCATAGTACGGATAATTTTATCCACAAATTATTAGTATTAGCTGTTTTCTGATACAAAGGAGGGAACGATACACTATGATAATGATGTAAGTATGTACCTCGTTTCTCTTtacctcatctcatctcatcgctttaaagttttcactgatactttttttttccaaatttctttcctgGATACAACCTTTCCTGCCACACAGCACTaagatatttcaaaaaattttccaaaatattACCCGGACCTCGATCagaagagaatgaaaaagaaatcacTTTCTGATCACGTGCGCCAAAAGTATTAATATTCGGGTAATGTGTATCATTAGAACTCATGACCCGCATATTATCCGGGTAATAGATCTGCTGCCCATGTTCCACCCAAACACCGCGCTGTGCACGTCACTTTTCCCACTCTTTCTAACAACAATCCCGTCTGTCTAATTGAATCAGCACAATAAACTCTACCTACACCAGACGAAACTGTCAGATATCCCATAATAAGTAGAATATCAATACTCTCCGCATCATCAGCTACCCAACGGTTCAAGTTTGACCCCAATTAGAGCAAAATTGACCTTGCTTATACCCACTTCTTGTTATTTCAAGTCCCTTATCTATACCGACTGGCTGGCTACGAaattttttgaagttttttTCCCAAGTTCACAAGTATTTAAAGGCGGATTTAATTGTGAATATGATGAGAAACAGTTGTTGCGTGATTAAGAACCTTTTTTTGGTCTTTCAGTGATACTGAGCCAAGCAATTGATTAATTGACTGACTGATTGATTGATTGATTGatttttgtcaaattttttggaacaagGAATCGTTCATTAGTTggcttttttttgttttaataTAGAATCAGGAACTCAgagcttcttcttctttatttcttctctatACAACATATTTTGCCATCACTACTGCTGAGTGTGTATTTGTGTGTTCTAATTGTTGGTCGCTATAGTAGTTAATACCGAAAAGAACAATAAATTAGGCAAACCATGCTATCTTTGAAAGCTCAATCCTCTGTGGTTGGGAAGTCCAGCTCTTTGAGATTGGTTAGAAACTTTTCTAAAAACGTCCGTGCTTTGTCCCAGGTTGCTGATGAAACTAAGCCAGGTGATGATGACCTAgttcaaattgatttgCCAGAAACCTCTTTTGAAGGTTATCTTTTGGATGTTCCTG
Proteins encoded in this window:
- the DMC1 gene encoding recombinase DMC1 (highly similar to uniprot|P25453 Saccharomyces cerevisiae YER179W DMC1 Meiosis-specific protein required for repair of double-strand breaks and pairing between homologous chromosomes homolog of Rad51p and the bacterial RecA protein); this encodes MSTETETKTNVVNIDELQNFGINASDITKLKTAGIFTVNTCLSTTRRNLCKVRGLSEVKVEKIKEAANKIITIGFIPATLQWQIRQAVMSISTGSKQFDSVLGGGIMTMSITEVFGEFRCGKTQLSHTLCVTAQLPKELNGPEGKVAYIDTEGTFRPERIKQIAQGYDLDPEVCLENISYARALNSEHQMELLEQLGEELSSGEYRLLIVDSIMANFRVDYSGRGELNERQQKLNQHLSRLNRIAEENNIAVFMTNQVQSDPGASALFASADGRKPVGGHVLAHASATRILLRKGRGDERVAKLQDSPDMPEKECVYVIGERGIMDSDE
- the ARX1 gene encoding putative hydrolase (uniprot|Q6CKB6 Kluyveromyces lactis KLLA0F11979g ARX1 Probable metalloprotease ARX1); its protein translation is MALQISKEDTQVLLKDKNVLIEPTIEKYRTAGQIAQTALNFLISLINKMYHEKSMEPLPIHQLCLLTDSFIADCLSTKFNNKVNEKGISMPTCIDIDEINENWCPEVDDIENLSRWNQKSRSTKSIELCNGVTSSLSGFLKVGDVAKITLGCHIDGYTCNVSHTVVIYPTVQDAQSGKLLPEAALLGGKADALAATHIAVESVTNLLAAANDLTKLPADFNATKVTGSLIRTVVDTIAQSYNCCVVPGSRIRRIKRFLSGQNENIIVERDFKGVIWTESHQEAAMLARTVNETAVDVKRKNPFITEDTVVPTDDFTVVKGEVYMIDLKLAPLQGLEPGLITLHTVDQFSGKSESSDVVARPGAICRDFSKSHVLKLRAARQVLTRLDKQGVYPTKLAHIADSFPLDVQEPDFETIKQEIKPFRLGLSEISNNYLTIDRDVTIVKHVPWAKILDLTNPSGVSSYDAMAKNKGLYPGFELPLPKLGLSNLQLKSLLKKHSTPVPVVRQCVTVAICDEELLRISGNLKSNWVHSVYSMDTASNIVAGIFKLAQLSEDKRFGLKIRETQPWKMKF